From the Sus scrofa isolate TJ Tabasco breed Duroc unplaced genomic scaffold, Sscrofa11.1 Contig74, whole genome shotgun sequence genome, one window contains:
- the LOC100523488 gene encoding olfactory receptor 140-like, which translates to MATAKEARRYNGEKSVSNKWCNLSKSSFYEDFEDLHLDLHMSPNNVTEFVLLGFTQNPHLQKILFMVFLFIFLVTLLANLFIVITISLSPTLSAPMYFFLTHLSFIDASFTSVATPKITIDLLYQRTTISWGGCMTQLYLEHFLAASEIIVLIAMAYDRYVAICKPLHYTTIMRHGLCQLLVVVAWVGGIIHATVQILFVIDLPFCGPNVIDHFMCDFFSLFELACTDTYWRGIVISANTGGMCLLIFFMLLISYMVILSSLKSHGSEGRRKALSTCGSHFMVVVLFFVPCIFTFVRPVATYPVDKLVTLFYGTLTPMLNPIIYTVRNTEVKNAMKGLLKRRVTWVVHDA; encoded by the exons ATGGCTACCgccaaggaggcaagaagatacaatggagaaaagagtgtCTCTAACAAGTGGTGCAATTTGTCAAAAAGTTCCTTTTATGAAGATTTTGAAGATCTTCATT TGGATCTCCACATGTCTCCCAACAATGTGACTGAGTTCGTTCTCTTGGGATTCACACAGAATCCACATTTGCAAAAAATACTCTTCAtggtctttttgttcattttcctagTTACCTTGCTGGCCAATCTGTTCATTGTCATTACCATCTCCCTCAGCCCCACACTTTCggcccccatgtacttctttctcactCACTTGTCCTTCATAGATGCCTCCTTCACGTCTGTTGCTACCCCCAAGATTACCATTGACCTCCTCTACCAGAGGACAACAATCTCCTGGGGTGGCTGCATGACTCAACTCTATTTAGAACATTTCCTTGCAGCATCAGAGATCATTGTCCTCATTgccatggcttatgaccgctacgtggccatctgcaagcctctgCACTACACAACCATCATGCGCCATGGACTCTGCCAGCTCCTAGTGGTGGTGGCCTGGGTTGGGGGGATAATCCATGCTACTGTACAGATTCTCTTTGTGATTGACTTGCCCTTCTGTGGTCCCAATGTCATTGACCACTTCATGTGTGACTTCTTCTCACTGTTTGAACTTGCCTGCACTGACACCTACTGGCGTGGAATAGTGATATCAGCTAACACTGGGGGCATGtgcttgctcatttttttcatgctCCTCATCTCCTACATGGTCATTCTGAGCTCCCTGAAATCCCATGGCTCTGAAGGAAGACgcaaagccctctccacctgtggctcccatttTATGGTAGTGGTACTCTTTTTTGTCCCTTGTATATTCACCTTTGTACGTCCTGTGGCCACCTATCCGGTGGACAAGTTGGTGACTTTGTTCTATGGAACCCTCACTCCCATGTTAAATCCTATCATTTATACAGTGAGAAACACAGAGGTGAAGAATGCCATGAAGGGTTTACTGAAGAGGAGAGTAACTTGGGTTGTACATGATGCCTAG
- the LOC110259074 gene encoding olfactory receptor 140-like: protein MVEKLKVDLHMSPNNVTEFVLLGFTQNPHLQKILFMVFLFTFLFTLMANLSIVITISLSPTLSAPMYFFLTHLSFIDASFTSVATPKITIDLLYQKTTISWGGCMTQLYLEHFLAASEIIVLIAMAYDRYVAICKPLHYTTIMRHGLCQLLVVVAWVGGIIHATVQILFVIDLPFCGPNVIDHFMCDFFSLFELACTDTYWRGIVISANTGGMCLLIFFMLLISYMVILSSLKSHGSEGRRKALSTCLSHFTVVVLCFVPGIFVYVRPVATYPVDKLVTLFYGTLTPMLNPIIYTVRNTEVKNAMKGLLKRRVTWVVHDA from the exons ATGGTGGAGAAGTTaaaag TGGATCTCCACATGTCTCCCAACAATGTGACTGAATTCGTTCTCTTGGGATTCACACAGAATCCACATTTGCAAAAAATACTCTTCATGGTCTTTTTGTTCACTTTCCTATTTACCTTGATGGCCAATCTGTCCATTGTCATTACCATCTCCCTCAGCCCCACACTTTCggcccccatgtacttctttctcactCACTTGTCCTTCATAGATGCCTCCTTCACGTCTGTTGCTACCCCCAAGATTACCATTGACCTCCTCTACCAGAAGACAACCATCTCCTGGGGTGGCTGCATGACTCAACTCTATTTAGAACATTTCCTTGCAGCATCAGAGATCATTGTCCTCATTgccatggcttatgaccgctacgtggccatctgcaagcctctgCACTACACAACCATCATGCGCCATGGACTCTGCCAGCTCCTAGTGGTGGTGGCCTGGGTTGGGGGGATAATCCATGCTACTGTACAGATTCTCTTTGTGATTGACTTGCCCTTCTGTGGTCCCAATGTCATTGACCACTTCATGTGTGACTTCTTCTCACTGTTTGAACTTGCCTGCACTGACACCTACTGGCGTGGAATAGTGATATCAGCTAACACTGGGGGCATGtgcttgctcatttttttcatgctCCTCATCTCCTACATGGTCATTCTGAGCTCCCTGAAATCCCATGGCTCTGAAGGAAGACGCAAAGCCCTCTCTACCTGTCTATCCCACTTTACAGTAGTGGTACTCTGTTTTGTCCCTGGTATATTCGTCTACGTACGTCCTGTGGCCACCTATCCTGTGGACAAGTTGGTGACTTTGTTCTATGGAACCCTCACTCCCATGTTAAATCCTATCATTTATACAGTGAGAAACACAGAGGTGAAGAATGCCATGAAGGGTTTACTGAAGAGGAGAGTAACTTGGGTTGTACATGATGCCTAG